From the genome of Papaver somniferum cultivar HN1 chromosome 2, ASM357369v1, whole genome shotgun sequence, one region includes:
- the LOC113351776 gene encoding uncharacterized protein LOC113351776, which yields MVLVGAPAEGPELIDEEQFKKVMIWLLIKRIPYHIILDIQGILRPIGVFQLPRKPMEETDLKRTWSLQTLDHPSPPCPSPPNHFQSLHNNFPTPQPSPPPRTQQQKIVQARKNIIYKPYSDAAVAAEFEIKMKTTKKLELETDIANLASSSKEPLIFSAQPETPLDNFQPHPDVLSCQIKNKKNWNLLRRLLETKKENYPRMKTAARAKTISTSNTKGHHTMDPESIFPTSPPPKPFRFNSLPTLAQIKARMEANQAKKKKETWKAKKKSHVFEQISSPTPLDTMMETKRNKPTQAEDGIEISSFDSDFLKRFKDQDKKSARSLDSNNNSQMANGGASGTAGGLTLIRKSNLNIEILDSSLNHINAIVRPASGSPWLYTGYYGSPYDTDNKLFSWKMLENTAAINNLPWLVIGDLNIILHDTEKFSVHTIDTNEANIFSNKIFELDLVDLGSTGCPFTWSNKRDGHNLTEQRLDRGLSSESWLLLHPNNTIINMLAIGSDHHPILLNSNPSWQTDRKLKDIKLQLRKWNKEIYGNIKINIEECKQHLLWLQTNYFRADKNQAIKVARYQLKDWQDVEEKFWKKKSRDQFTKMGDQNTSYFHRATKCRTRRNKIDAIQDNQGHWITDYKEIKHCFTQHFSRMATAENPPINPEIINLIPTTITSTDNSMLNRIPDHNEVKSILFSMAKDKALGPDGFPPNFFQAN from the exons ATGGTTCTGGTTGGTGCTCCTGCAGAGGGACCTGAATTGATAGATGAAGAACAATTCAAAAAGGTGATGATCTGGTTACTTATCAAAAGAATACCATATCATATCATACTAGACATTCAAGGTATTCTTAGGCCAATTGGAGTCTTCCAATTGCCAAGAAAGCCTATGGAAGAGACAGATTTGAAAAGAACTTGGAG TCTGCAGACCCTAGATCATCCAAGCCCCCCTTGCCcctccccaccaaatcactttcaATCCCTCCACAATAATTTCCCTACCCCTCAACCATCTCCCCCACCAAGAACTCAACAACAAAAAATTGTTCAAGCTAGAAAAAACATCATCTATAAACCCTACTCtgatgctgctgttgctgctgaatttGAGATAAAAATGAAGACAACAAAAAAACTGGAACTTGAAACAGATATTGCAAACCTTGCCTCATCTTCAAAGGAGCCACTCATCTTTAGTGCTCAACCTGAAACACCTTTGGATAACTTCCAACCTCATCCAGATGTGTTATCTtgccaaatcaaaaacaaaaaaaattggaacTTGCTAAGAAGATTGCTGGaaactaaaaaagaaaactaTCCAAGGATGAAAACTGCTGCAAGAGCTAAAACTATTAGCACCTCCAACACTAAAGGTCATCACACTATGGACCCTGAAAGCATCTTCCCAACCTCCCCTCCACCAAAACCCTTCCGTTTCAACTCCTTACCAACCCTAGCTCAAATTAAAGCAAGAATGGAAGCTAATCAggccaaaaagaaaaaggaaacatgGAAGGCAAAAAAGAAATCTCATGTGTTTGAACAGATATCTTCACCAACTCCTCTAGACACCATGATGGAAACCAAAAGAAATAAACCTACCCAAGCTGAAGATGGTATTGAAATCAGTTCATTTGACTCTGACTTCCTCAAACGGTTCAAAGATCAGGATAAAAAATCTGCAAGGTCGCTTGACTCAAACAACAATTCTCAGATGGCTAATG GAGGTGCTAGTGGCACTGCTGGTGGATTAACATTGATACGGAAGAGTAATTTAAACATTGAAATACTTGATTCTTCTCTCAATCATATCAATGCTATTGTTAGGCCTGCCAGTGGCTCTCCTTGGTTATACACTGGTTACTATGGTAGTCCTTATGATACAGATAATAAACTCTTCTCTTGGAAGATGCTGGAAAAtactgctgccattaacaacctACCTTGGTTGGTTATTGGAGACCTAAACATTATTCTTCATGACACTGAAAAATTCAGTGTTCATACTATAGATACCAATGAAGCTAATATATTTAGCAACAAAATCTTTGAGTTGGATCTTGTGGATTTGGGCTCCACTGGCTGTCCATTCACTTGGTCAAATAAAAGAGATGGTCACAATCTCACTGAACAAAGATTGGATAGAGGACTGTCCAGTGAAAGTTGGCTCTTGCTACACCCCAACAATACCATCATCAATATGCTTGCTATTGGCTCTGATCACCACCCTATTCTTCTCAATTCTAACCCCTCCTGGCAAACTG ATAGAAAGCTAAAAGACATCAAGCTTCAACTCAGAAAGTGGAACAAGGAGATCTATGGCAACATCAAGATTAACATTGAAGAATGCAAGCAACACCTTCTCTGGTTACAAACAAACTACTTTAGAGCTGACAAAAATCAAGCCATCAAAGTAGCTAGATATCAACTCAAAGATTGGCAGGATGTTGAAGaaaaattttggaagaaaaaaagcaGGGATCAATTTACTAAGATGGGAGACCAAAACACAAGCTACTTTCACAGAGCCACAAAGTGCAgaacaagaagaaacaagattgatGCTATCCAAGACAATCAAGGGCACTGGATTACAGACTATAAAGAGATAAAACACTGCTTCACTCAACATTTTTCCAGAATGGCCACTGCTGAAAACCCTCCCATCAACCCAGAGATTATCAACCTAATTCCTACCACTATCACCTCAACTGACAACAGTATGCTAAATAGAATCCCAGATCACAATGAAGTTAAAAGCATTCTCTTTAGCATGGCTAAGGACAAAGCCCTTGGACCAGATGGCTTCCCTCCAAATTTTTTCCAAGCTAACTGA